A single window of Poecilia reticulata strain Guanapo linkage group LG10, Guppy_female_1.0+MT, whole genome shotgun sequence DNA harbors:
- the rab33a gene encoding ras-related protein Rab-33A isoform X1 — protein MILLPLRLPSLAGRQHRGHCCISGLLLPFLLPSLSSQSVQPPTSLHSRTPTCASPPPAIMTKDSPEEETRAPGGGGGIGGGGAAGRGASRRNRADDNVTILTSSMDFYRSGRSRASSSSDAAPSLTSSVDLSTSSLDTSIQTRIFKIIVIGDSNVGKTCLTFRFTGGSFPDKTEATIGVDFREKAVEIEGETIKVQVWDTAGQERFRKSMVEHYYRNVHAVVFVYDVTKMASFRNLQTWIEECNGHRVSASVPRVLVGNKCDLVDQIQVPSNMALKFADSHNMLLFETSAKDPKESQNVDSIFMSLACRLKAQKSLLYRDVEREDGRVRLTQGTETKTNCPC, from the exons ATGATTCTTCTCCCTTTAAGGCTTCCGTCACTTGCTGGAAGACAGCATCGTGGTCATTGTTGCATCTCTGGTCTCCTCCTCCCTTTTCTCCTCCCTTCACTCTCCTCTCAATCCGTCCAACCCCCCACTTCTCTCCATTCACGCACCCCGACTTGCGCATCGCCTCCTCCGGCAATAATGACCAAGGATTCCCCGGAGGAGGAGACCCGAGCTccgggcggcggcggcggcatcGGAGGAGGAGGGGCCGCTGGCAGAGGAGCATCCAGAAGAAACCGAGCGGACGACAATGTCACCATCCTGACATCCTCCATGGATTTCTACAGATCCGGCCGGAGTcgagccagcagcagcagcgacgCCGCCCCGAGCCTCACCTCCTCCGTGGACCTGAGCACCTCCTCCCTGGATACGAGCATCCAGACGCGGATCTTTAAGATCATCGTCATCGGGGACTCCAACGTGGGGAAGACGTGCCTCACCTTCCGCTTCACGGGGGGCAGCTTCCCCGATAAGACCGAGGCCACGATCGGCGTGGACTTCAGGGAGAAGGCGGTGGAGATCGAAGGGGAGACCATCAAG GTGCAGGTGTGGGACACGGCAGGTCAGGAGCGCTTTCGCAAATCCATGGTGGAACACTATTACCGCAACGTCCACGCAGTGGTGTTTGTTTATGATGTAACCAAAATGGCTTCCTTCCGCAACCTACAGACATGGATAGAG GAGTGCAATGGCCATCGGGTGTCGGCGTCAGTGCCTCGAGTTCTGGTGGGAAATAAATGCGACCTTGTGGATCAAATCCAG GTTCCCTCTAACATGGCATTGAAGTTCGCGGATTCCCACAACATGCTGCTGTTCGAGACGTCGGCGAAGGATCCAAAGGAGAGTCAGAACGTCGACTCCATCTTCATGTCGCTGGCCTGCCGTCTGAAGGCCCAGAAGTCCCTGCTCTACAGGGACGTGGAGCGGGAAGACGGGAGAGTGAGACTCACACAGGGGACGGAAACAAAGACTAACTGTCCATGTTGA
- the LOC103471022 gene encoding matrix-remodeling-associated protein 5 — MGLFFCTKSLCGLAAAWFPLFFSSLLLHSLVHGVPSCPRSCSCPGTKEVHCTFRHLATIPKAFPKTTERLNLGYNSLTEVEGSEFRSLRQLEMLMLHGNDISMVQTGAFYTLRSLQILKLSYNKLTSVSSGLFEGLVTLIRLHLDHNLINFIEPYSFSGLTSLKLLQLEGNQLNQIHPHTFITVSVLGSFWTSGLKHLHLADNLLEELPPAALKTAPRLELLTIHGNPWNCDCQLHWFVEWSTTHEGVVKCKKERGSAETCPQCSHPQLLNQTQLLELSVGKLVCERPVLRSPLKQWDNPLWAESEAEPDLPYTQDLEKPLGELTIVLSDSHGNRAFVSCDVRHPGDSSPIAWASNPQSPMEISVNVSLVTILECEIDRETLQNLWQLVAYYYETPAILERGQQRVNTSKVTYQYSQAVNENSPYFTELKGYLEAEPSWLLQPRVTVKLNRQQTTTRKLVMDFTTLITKNINNHERQEDDNDVTSSWALIRRGTTGRVQTAPEGTQVHLECSAVTSDPEVKVEWILPDLSTVEEATDKVEISERGQLVISNASVSDSGLYHCIVRSKAAVDLMSLRLTVKEQSLGPTALNGQKIMLETGDSLSLPCEVTSAQPSQTLWYLPKNQVLLPTQKTRRAEVMENGTLVVRKMTQEDAGEYSCLASNLYGVDMLSHMVEITGVKDVEKTKVQTDREPLILPLETDEGEGSGGDFQETIRPFATQLPEKVRRPNNGLFKRTRMKNLKRKPNKSVKELDPNRWAEILAKAKAKPSVPLPTEQSLEEPSTVTIQASTVKTSTSSVNTTAETLLYFTTLHYTKQNKFSFQRKVKPESHSRNGKMEDVYKVQKIQQNQLLVVDPVILGSTIPSLQHVQHTPKTVQSFTTPPNLLVKQPETKQIDGGRRNFVPDWSNRRRPFQRRRKPPMRKLKPHKNPFYQTSNHPQGTVPQKTITTPTTTTTTITTTTTTTTTTTTPSPTTLGYSEPLSAEYEIEDNNEKYYEDYDYKSGESLEATDDVISEISPATHLHDSITPSPPVREKNPHLNQQELPNPKTIPTSKLETQILKRTEDVVDFEKSPVEREWLKGQTEGTESNNESNDKILARVNERENMNASEEQEKFTKGGERHKEKSKAEIVTQSYNSQDEFPLTSRNRQRVTTRPSPDQNRPAQPKTTKPTKKTENHRPQVMEPLHPWLHQNSHERGQTSSSRTTHTDQDRKAVRHGQVNPSSHSQPPKVPPTSRWSTHHHHHQYYPMYPSWSGQRPFPHPRQGLTPTHRPWPFLHPWSHGSFVTNRPEITAETAKPTPTVSGIDLSKFLPPNFYHHNHQNHHVDSKTQTRDHLFLSRLRNRYRQAQLDRIAQLGRIATPKPRVGYKPPPPVTPKKDSPPLHRPLTLKQPAATASYFYSHEHLKPAKPSHSSFLELPPNPPGNPPTSLALHVGQINPPNPTAAAPFPWLFGVNGMKPRITTLSTASVSVLAEDDVLLPCKASGNPEPNIAWTKVSTGASIPANTKHGSRFEVFRNGTFLIKNVQLQDRGQYLCTAHNRFGSDRMVITLAVQTEAPRIQPPKTPELSIYLGKTVAFDCLASGKPPAQISWILPDRTFVRDPGIIHTVLSPMSLLQNGTLRIHSANFSSKGDYKCIASNAAGADTVTYQLHVAALPPSISEGVQDTVIIQPDRSMYAHCSVKGEPVPALKWTLPSGVHVKASQFLGRRVFVFPNGTLFVKNVMPSDGGRYECLASNAVGVAKRTVLLEVREDSSSLFGQGPPPLPIPPTQSHGSPSRQHVVSALYGSAVYLHCPESTGSSRGTFWQLPSKIILEHQYSPERPIKVFRNGTLRILQLTELDGGNYQCIFQRPNGEDMELFQVEVLMTPPRIEHVRTTQTIVTFGENFQVDCVATGLPNPEVSWSLPDGTLVNNGLQSDDSGLRNRRYVMYRNGTLLLQQMGRKDEGDYTCHAMNKLGKDERKLSVKLGSNAPQIGLKSQSLVKVKLGESVKLSCQATGEPKPRITWISPHTDVIPPQSDKYRVVDDGTLILKKVTLADEGKYACVARNSAGDDIKNMIVEAELQEPYINGVRGKTTAKLLTVSYQTALLDCRVEGKPEPKVWWLTPYGHSLTPPYLGGRFQVHQNGSLELRGVRKTDAGRYKCFAKNHLGEASLSVEMEVASLAEKPSFASPNIEILPIKQDGGELILDCPARGTPIPEISWVLPNGTMLSPGRRLQRITHHFGNGTLWINQPTPSDKGIYRCLARNIAGQAEKRYSLEAGWKPVIRGTTGGMKITYGLSLNLPCTVDSWPQALITWTLPNGVVLDKPQNVGRISFLTNGTLHVRQIAPFDKGTYICRASNSFGSSTLSYPVIVMVFPPRITSTMASITRVIRGTPVMLRCTATGIPKPDISWTLPGRTTLLPHNHYTVQGGVHMTDGGSLVIQNPVLTNSGIYKCNAKNALGTDFKSTYLQVI; from the exons ATGGGGCTTTTTTTCTGCACCAAATCACTCTGCGGGCTGGCTGCAGCGTGGTTCCCCCTGTTCTTCTCATCACTCCTACTGCATTCG CTGGTCCACGGTGTTCCATCCTGTCCGCGGAGCTGCAGCTGCCCAGGCACTAAGGAGGTCCACTGCACCTTCAGACATCTCGCCACCATTCCCAAGGCCTTCCCTAAAACCACAGAGAGGCTCAACCTGGG TTACAACAGCCTGACAGAGGTGGAGGGGTCAGAGTTCAGGTCGCTGCGGCAACTGGAAATGCTCATGTTGCATGGAAATGACATTAGCATGGTCCAGACTGGGGCTTTCTACACTCTACGGTCACTGcag atcCTGAAGCTGAGCTATAACAAGCTCACATCAGTGAGTTCTGGTCTCTTCGAGGGCCTGGTCACTCTGATCCGGCTCCACCTGGATCACAACCTTATCAATTTTATAGAGCCCTACTCCTTTTCTGGTCTGACCTCTCTGAAACTCCTACAACTGGAAGGGAACCAGCTGAACCAGATCCATCCTCACACCTTCATAACGGTCTCGGTACTAGGAAGCTTTTGGACCTCTGGACTCAA acACTTACATCTGGCAGATAACCTGCTGGAGGAGCTTCCTCCTGCGGCGCTAAAAACGGCTCCCAGGCTGGAGCTCCTCACGATCCATGGTAATCCCTGGAACTGTGACTGCCAGCTTCACTGGTTTGTGGAATGGAGCACTACTCACGAAg GAGTAGTGAAATGTAAGAAGGAGCGCGGCTCTGCTGAGACGTGCCCTCAGTGCTCACATCCTCAACTCCTGAACCAGACCCAGCTCCTGGAGCTGTCTGTAGGCAAGCTCGTCTGTGAACGCCCAGTTCTTCGATCCCCCCTCAAACAATGGGACAATCCTCTTTGGGCAGAGTCTGAAGCTGAGCCTGACCTCCCATACACTCAGGACTTAGAAAAACCTTTGGGCGAACTGACCATTGTTCTCTCAGACAGCCATGGAAACCGGGCTTTTGTGTCATGTGACGTGCGCCATCCAGGCGATAGCTCACCCATTGCATGGGCTTCAAATCCTCAGTCGCCCATGGAGATATCTGTGAATGTGTCACTGGTGACCATCCTGGAGTGCGAGATCGATCGAGAAACGCTGCAAAATCTCTGGCAACTGGTCGCTTACTACTATGAAACCCCAGCAATTTTAGAGAGAGGTCAACAGAGGGTTAATACTAGCAAAGTTACGTATCAGTATTCCCAGGCTGTCAATGAGAACTCACCCTATTTCACAGAATTAAAAGGATATTTAGAAGCGGAACCATCTTGGCTGCTACAGCCTAGAGTCACAGTAAAGCTAAACAGGCAACAGACAACAACAAGGAAACTTGTCATGGATTTCACCActttaatcacaaaaaacatcaacaaccaTGAGAGGCAAGAGGATGACAACGATGTTACTTCCTCCTGGGCATTAATCCGTAGAGGAACAACTGGAAGGGTTCAAACTGCTCCGGAGGGTACACAGGTCCATTTAGAGTGCAGTGCTGTTACCTCTGACCCAGAAGTAAAAGTAGAATGGATACTTCCTGATTTATCCACAGTAGAGGAAGCGACAGATAAGGTAGAAATATCTGAAAGAGGCCAGCTTGTAATTTCCAATGCCTCTGTCTCTGACTCAGGTCTCTACCACTGCATCGTTCGAAGCAAAGCTGCTGTGGACTTGATGTCACTTAGGCTTACAGTCAAAGAGCAGTCACTTGGTCCAACAGCTTTAAATGGGCAGAAAATTATGCTTGAGACAGGGGACTCTCTGTCTCTTCCTTGTGAGGTGACCTCAGCTCAGCCAAGTCAAACCTTGTGGTACCTGCCCAAAAACCAAGTTCTCCTGCCGACGCAAAAGACGAGAAGAGCAGAAGTGATGGAGAACGGCACTTTGGTGGTTAGGAAGATGACACAGGAGGATGCAGGGGAATATAGCTGCTTGGCCTCTAATCTGTACGGAGTTGACATGCTTTCTCACATGGTGGAAATAACGGGAGTAAAGGATGTAGAAAAGACCAAAGTACAGACTGACAGAGAACCACTTATTTTGCCACTAGAAACGGATGAAGGGGAGGGCTCAGGGGGTGACTTTCAAGAGACTATACGGCCTTTTGCTACGCAGCTTCCAGAGAAGGTAAGACGACCAAACAATGGCTTGTTTAAGAGAACACGTATGAAAAATTTAAAGAGAAAGCCCAATAAATCTGTTAAGGAATTGGATCCAAATCGATGGGCGGAGATACTGGccaaagctaaagctaaaccGAGTGTTCCTCTGCCTACTGAGCAGTCACTAGAAGAGCCCAGTACAGTAACAATCCAAGCTAGCACTGTGAAAACCTCAACTTCTAGTGTGAACACAACTGCAGagactttattgtattttacaaCCCTTCATTatacaaagcaaaataaattttcCTTTCAACGAAAAGTCAAGCCTGAATCCCATtcaagaaatggaaaaatggaGGATGTctacaaagtacaaaaaatacagcaaaatcaGCTTTTGGTTGTAGACCCTGTTATCCTTGGAAGTACAATACCATCCTTACAGCATGTTCAACACACCCCAAAAACAGTACAAAGTTTCACAACTCCACCTAATCTCCTTGTCAAACAACCAGAAACCAAGCAAATTGACGGGGGAAGAAGAAACTTTGTTCCTGATTGGTCTAACAGGAGAAGACCCTTTCAAAGACGTAGAAAGCCCCCAATGAGAAAACTCAAACCACACAAAAACCCCTTCTACCAAACATCTAACCACCCCCAAGGAACTGTTCCTCAAAAAACAATTACCACACCAACTACAACCACCACTACTATAACTACAACCACGACCACTACTACAACAACAACCACCCCTTCTCCAACTACACTGGGGTACAGTGAACCCCTCTCTGCTGAGTATGAGATAGAAGACAACAATGAGAAATACTATGAAGATTATGACTACAAGAGTGGCGAAAGCTTGGAAGCTACAGACGATGTAATTAGTGAAATCTCTCCTGCCACCCATCTCCATGATAGCATTACCCCCTCTCCAccagtcagagaaaaaaatcctcatctgaatcaacaagaATTACCTAATCCAAAGACCATTCCCACTTCAAAGTTGGAGACTCAAATTTTAAAGAGAACTGAAGATGTAGTAGACTTTGAGAAAAGTCCGGTGGAGAGAGAATGGCTCAAAGGACAAACAGAAGGAACTGAGAGCAACAATGAAAGTAATGATAAAATCCTTGCAAGAGTAAATGAGAGGGAGAATATGAATGCATCTGAGGAGCAAGAAAAATTTACAAAGGGAGGTgagagacacaaagaaaaatcaaaagcgGAGATAGTTACTCAGAGCTACAATTCACAAGATGAATTTCCGTTAACCTCCCGTAACAGACAAAGAGTTACCACAAGACCTTCACCTGATCAAAACCGGCCTGCACAACCAAAGACAACAAAACCAACTAAAAAGACTGAAAACCACCGCCCACAAGTTATGGAACCACTTCATCCTTGGCTGCATCAGAACAGTCATGAAAGAGGACAAACCAGCAGTTCCAGAACTACACACACAGATCAGGACAGAAAAGCAGTAAGACATGGTCAAGTAAATCCCAGCAGTCATTCACAGCCCCCTAAAGTTCCTCCAACCTCCCGCTGGTccacacatcatcatcatcatcaatacTATCCCATGTACCCTTCCTGGTCTGGTCAAAGGCCATTCCCTCACCCAAGGCAAG GGCTGACACCCACTCATCGACCCTGGCCTTTCCTTCACCCATGGAGTCATGGSTCGTTTGTCACAAACCGACCAGAAATAACAGCTGAGACTGCAAAACCCACACCCACTGTCTCAGGAATAGACCTTTCCAAATTTCTACCACCCAATTTCTATcatcataatcatcaaaatcacCACGTTGACAGCAAGACCCAAACAAGAGATCATCTGTTTCTTTCGAGGCTCAGAAACCGATACAGACAG GCCCAGCTTGATCGGATTGCTCAGCTCGGAAGGATAGCCACACCCAAACCCCGGGTTGGCTACAAACCTCCTCCTCCAGTCACACCTAAAAAAGACTCTCCGCCCCTGCATAGACCTTTAACTCTGAAACAACCAGCAGCCACTGCTTCATACTTTTACTCCCATGAGCACTTGAAGCCTGCTAAACCGTCACATTCATCATTCCTTGAACTCCCCCCAAACCCTCCTGGAAACCCACCAACGTCTCTTGCTCTGCATGTAG GACAAATCAACCCCCCGAATccaacagctgctgctcctttcCCGTGGTTGTTTGGAGTTAATGGGATGAAACCTCGTATAACCACACTTAGTACAGCAAGTGTGTCAGTGCTGGCTGAGGATGATGTGCTCCTGCCCTGCAAAGCATCTGGGAACCCTGAACCTAACATCGCTTGGACCAAAGTCTCTACAG GTGCCAGTATCCCAGCCAACACCAAACACGGGTCACGTTTTGAAGTCTTCAGGAATGGAACGTTcctcattaaaaatgtgcaacttcAGGATCGAGGACAGTATCTCTGCACAGCACACAACAGGTTTGGATCAGATCGTATGGTAATCACCCTAGCAGTCCAGACAGAGGCTCCCAGGATCCAGCCGCCTAAGACCCCAGAACTATCTATCTACTTAGGGAAAACTGTGGCATTCGACTGCCTCGCTTCTGGGAAACCACCTGCCCAGATTTCCTGGATTCTCCCAGACAGGACGTTTGTGCGAGACCCCGGAATCATTCACACTGTCCTTTCTCCAATGTCTCTGCTTCAGAACGGGACGCTCAGAATTCACTCAGCCAATTTCTCCAGCAAAGGAGACTACAAATGTATAGCAAGCAATGCAGCTGGTGCTGACACAGTCACTTATCAACTCCATGTGGCAGCTTTGCCTCCGAGCATAAGTGAAGGAGTACAGGACACAGTGATCATTCAACCAG ACAGGAGCATGTATGCCCACTGCTCTGTGAAGGGCGAGCCAGTGCCTGCTCTCAAATGGACACTTCCATCGGGCGTCCATGTTAAAGCATCACAATTTCTGGGACGCAGAGTATTCGTCTTCCCAAACGGGACACTGTTCGTAAAGAATGTTATGCCATCCGATGGTGGGAG GTACGAGTGTTTGGCCAGCAACGCAGTGGGTGTTGCCAAGCGAACAGTCCTGCTGGAGGTGAGAGAAGATTCCTCCTCTTTATTTGGCCAaggtcctcctcctcttcccatCCCACCAACCCAGAGTCATGGTTCTCCATCCCGTCAACATGTTGTGTCAGCTTTGTATGGTTCTGCTGTCTACCTCCACTGTCCAGAGTCCACTGGATCCTCAAGAGGGACTTTCTGGCAGCTGCCCTCTAAGATCATCCTGGAGCATCAATACAG CCCAGAGAGACCAATTAAAGTTTTTCGTAATGGGACCCTCAGGATCCTTCAGCTAACAGAGCTGGATGGTGGAAATTATCAGTGCATCTTTCAGAGGCCTAATGGGGAAGACATGGAGCTTTTCCAG GTAGAAGTGCTGATGACTCCCCCTCGAATTGAACATGTAAGGACCACACAGACCATAGTGACTTTCGGAGAGAATTTCCAG GTGGATTGTGTTGCGACAGGCCTACCCAACCCAGAGGTCTCCTGGAGTCTTCCAGATGGAACATTGGTTAACAATGGCCTTCAGTCTGACGACAGCGGCCTTCGCAATCGACGTTATGTGATGTACAGGAATGGAACTTTACTTCTTCAGCAGATGGGCAGAAAAGACGAAGGGGACTACACTTGCCATGCAATGAATAAACTAGgcaaagatgaaagaaaactcAGTGTCAAACTGGGATCAAATGCTCCACAAATTGGATTAAAATCACAATCACTTGTGAAAGTGAAACTGGGAGAGTCAGTCAAACTGAGCTGTCAGGCAACAGGTGAGCCTAAACCCAGAATCACATGGATCTCACCACATACGGATGTGATACCACCACAGTCAGACAAATACAGGGTTGTAGATGACGGAACGTTAATTTTGAAGAAAGTGACACTGGCCGATGAAGGGAAATATGCCTGTGTGGCACGAAATTCTGCAGGTGAtgatattaaaaacatgatAGTTGAAGCTGAACTCCAGGAACCCTACATCAACGGTGTGAGAGGGAAGACTACGGCAAAGCTTTTGACTGTTTCCTACCAAACAGCACTTCTGGATTGCAGAGTGGAGGGAAAACCTGAACCCAAGGTCTGGTGGCTCACTCCATATGGCCACTCACTAACACCACCCTACCTTGGCGGTCGCTTCCAAGTCCACCAGAACGGAAGCCTAGAGCTGAGGGGTGTTAGGAAGACGGATGCAGGCAGGTACAAGTGTTTTGCTAAAAATCACCTGGGTGAAGCCTCCCTTTCAGTTGAGATGGAAGTGGCGTCGCTAGCTGAGAAACCCAGCTTTGCCAGTCCTAACATTGAGATCTTACCAATTAAGCAAGATGGTGGTGAACTAATTCTGGATTGCCCTGCTCGCGGCACACCAATCCCAGAGATTTCTTGGGTACTGCCCAACGGGACCATGTTATCACCCGGACGGAGACTTCAGCGTATTACTCACCATTTTGGAAATGGGACTCTGTGGATCAATCAGCCAACGCCAAGTGATAAAGGAATTTACCGGTGCCTAGCAAGAAACATAGCAGGACAAGCAGAGAAACGTTATTCCCTGGAGGCTGGCTGGAAACCTGTGATCAGAGGAACAACAG GTGGAATGAAGATCACTTATGGACTCAGTCTGAACCTACCTTGCACTGTTGATAGCTGGCCACAGGCACTGATTACATGGACCCTACCCAATGGAGTAGTTTTGGACAAACCACAGAATGTTGGTCGAATATCTTTCCTCACCAATGGAACCCTACACGTGAGGCAGATTGCCCCCTTTGATAAGGGAACATATATTTGTAGAGCCTCGAACTCTTTTGGATCCTCAACTCTATCTTACCCCGTTATCGTGATGGTTTTCCCTCCCCGGATCACGAGCACAATGGCTTCCATCACAAGAGTCATTCGAGGAACCCCAGTCATGCTACGGTGTACGGCGACAGGCATTCCAAAGCCAGATATTTCGTGGACATTACCTGGGCGCACCACGCTGTTACCTCACAACCACTACACAGTGCAGGGAGGGGTTCATATGACAGATGGGGGTAGTCTGGTCATACAGAATCCTGTCCTGACAAACTCTGGAATTTACAAATGCAATGCTAAAAATGCCCTTGGAACAGATTTCAAATCAACATACCTACAAGTCATTTGA
- the rab33a gene encoding ras-related protein Rab-33A isoform X2, with translation MTKDSPEEETRAPGGGGGIGGGGAAGRGASRRNRADDNVTILTSSMDFYRSGRSRASSSSDAAPSLTSSVDLSTSSLDTSIQTRIFKIIVIGDSNVGKTCLTFRFTGGSFPDKTEATIGVDFREKAVEIEGETIKVQVWDTAGQERFRKSMVEHYYRNVHAVVFVYDVTKMASFRNLQTWIEECNGHRVSASVPRVLVGNKCDLVDQIQVPSNMALKFADSHNMLLFETSAKDPKESQNVDSIFMSLACRLKAQKSLLYRDVEREDGRVRLTQGTETKTNCPC, from the exons ATGACCAAGGATTCCCCGGAGGAGGAGACCCGAGCTccgggcggcggcggcggcatcGGAGGAGGAGGGGCCGCTGGCAGAGGAGCATCCAGAAGAAACCGAGCGGACGACAATGTCACCATCCTGACATCCTCCATGGATTTCTACAGATCCGGCCGGAGTcgagccagcagcagcagcgacgCCGCCCCGAGCCTCACCTCCTCCGTGGACCTGAGCACCTCCTCCCTGGATACGAGCATCCAGACGCGGATCTTTAAGATCATCGTCATCGGGGACTCCAACGTGGGGAAGACGTGCCTCACCTTCCGCTTCACGGGGGGCAGCTTCCCCGATAAGACCGAGGCCACGATCGGCGTGGACTTCAGGGAGAAGGCGGTGGAGATCGAAGGGGAGACCATCAAG GTGCAGGTGTGGGACACGGCAGGTCAGGAGCGCTTTCGCAAATCCATGGTGGAACACTATTACCGCAACGTCCACGCAGTGGTGTTTGTTTATGATGTAACCAAAATGGCTTCCTTCCGCAACCTACAGACATGGATAGAG GAGTGCAATGGCCATCGGGTGTCGGCGTCAGTGCCTCGAGTTCTGGTGGGAAATAAATGCGACCTTGTGGATCAAATCCAG GTTCCCTCTAACATGGCATTGAAGTTCGCGGATTCCCACAACATGCTGCTGTTCGAGACGTCGGCGAAGGATCCAAAGGAGAGTCAGAACGTCGACTCCATCTTCATGTCGCTGGCCTGCCGTCTGAAGGCCCAGAAGTCCCTGCTCTACAGGGACGTGGAGCGGGAAGACGGGAGAGTGAGACTCACACAGGGGACGGAAACAAAGACTAACTGTCCATGTTGA